From Styela clava chromosome 6, kaStyClav1.hap1.2, whole genome shotgun sequence, one genomic window encodes:
- the LOC120330993 gene encoding uncharacterized protein LOC120330993, whose amino-acid sequence MHTGHVNYSGFPPKEILLQRARTLSTIGLVLSAIGLAILVAGAISAVFIIGPGIMVIIAGGLLIFAGHRKTLEANRTEGQMLTTPNLQCPTDVNTPYINHPPILIRQQSSSAELYHNQQGSFVTSTYWVPGPATSHPTLTPTLGEPPPLSNVPTEPPPSYDDASKMK is encoded by the exons ATGCATACCGGACATGTAAACTATTCTGG ctttCCGCCAAAAGAAATTCTTTTACAACGAGCGCGAACACTCTCCACAATTGGTTTAGTGCTCAGCGCCATAGGACTGGCAATTTTGGTTGCTGGCGCTATCTCTGCTGTGTTTATCATTGGACCTGGTATTATGGTGATTATTGCAGGCGGATTATTAATATTTGCAGGGCATAGAAAAACTCTTGAAGCAAATAGGACGGAGGGACAAATGTTAACGACCCCTAACCTCCAGTGCCCAACTGACGTAAACACACCGTACATAAACCATCCGCCAATTCTAATACGTCAACAATCTAGCTCTGCAGAATTATATCACAATCAACAAGGCTCATTTGTAACATCCACGTACTGGGTTCCAGGCCCAGCAACATCTCATCCAACTTTGACGCCTACGCTGGGTGAGCCACCACCACTCAGCAATGTACCAACGGAACCCCCACCTTCGTATGATGATGcttcaaaaatgaaatga
- the LOC120331258 gene encoding uncharacterized protein LOC120331258, translated as MSTKSKVNSQSNQNSPNHEEEEVQQENQNHLEEIEENDELDDEETTTAGEVRCQAWSFVAMTVGSIGIGLVMVISSALMGIGTLYAPGIFMFIWSMISTCIAFNKYKRSKRMYAEESDARQAEMEESPEVDASYQRVGDPEILANVDQIDEQSESSHVTTNGKAKLPPSYDREH; from the exons ATGTCCACAAAATCGAAAGTAAATTCTCAGTCGAATCAGAATTCGCCTAATCATGAAGAGGAGGAGGTGCAAcaagaaaatcaaaatcatttaGAAGAGATTGAAGAGAATGATGAGTTAGATGACGAAGA gaCTACCACCGCTGGTGAAGTGCGCTGCCAAGCTTGGAGTTTTGTAGCTATGACGGTTGGATCAATAGGAATTGGTTTGGTCATGGTAATATCGTCTGCGCTCATGGGAATTGGGACGCTCTATGCACCCGGAATATTTATGTTTATATGGTCAATGATTAGCACTTGCATTGCATTTAACAAGTACAAGCGGTCAAAGAGAATGTACGCCGAGGAGTCTGACGCTAGACAAGCTGAAATGGAGGAATCCCCAGAAGTCGATGCATCGTATCAGAGAGTAGGTGATCCTGAAATACTAGCCAACGTTGATCAGATTGACGAGCAATCAGAAAGCTCACATGTAACAACAAATGGAAAGGCAAAATTACCGCCATCATATGATCGGGAAcattaa
- the LOC144424444 gene encoding uncharacterized protein LOC144424444 → MTENAGICNVIEVDIEERVESVENNEAGYGNDKTLEEEKEASQNEEEIEDLSENGENEDLPPPTANDLVRQMCTFIIVSLGAIVLGVALLATGITKITMSIIIPAAMIIASSLIFVCLLAMKYNEYSVTKYEETQEQETQEPAVSYQKEDNSETLHNVVIQTSDTSQNDTESNEKVHETDDFK, encoded by the exons atgacGGAAAACGCCGGCATATGCAATGTAATTGAAGTGGATATAGAGGAACGTGTGGAATCGGTGGAAAACAACGAAGCAGGATACGGAAATGATAAAACTttagaagaagaaaaagaagcGAGTCAAAATGAGGAAGAAATAGAAGATCTAAGTGAAAACGGGGAAAATGAAGATCT TCCTCCGCCGACAGCAAATGATCTTGTAAGGCAAATGTGCACTTTCATTATAGTTTCACTAGGTGCAATAGTTCTGGGTGTCGCGTTGTTAGCAACCGGGATTACAAAAATAACAATGTCAATCATAATTCCTGCCGCAATGATTATTGCTTCGTCGTTGATCTTTGTTTGTCTTCTTGCTATGAAGTATAATGAGTATTCTGTGACTAAATATGAGGAAACTCAAGAACAAGAAACTCAAGAACCGGCTGTATCTTACCAAAAAGAAGATAATTCTGAAACATTACATAACGTCGTTATTCAAACTTCTGATACGTCACAAAATGATACAGAATCTAATGAAAAAGTTCATGAAACTGATGATTTCAAATAA